From Lysobacter silvisoli, the proteins below share one genomic window:
- a CDS encoding DUF2066 domain-containing protein, with translation MVRAIRVFLAVTLLLASSATFAQRVEGDRAKAEGVYAAEVPVNGQSEAERNAGFARALAQVLGKLSGDRGAASRPGVGQELRRAKDYVAGYDYRQDEGVGPTGAPTYRTTLVVSFDQAQVDGLASVLGLPVWPTPRPKPVLWLAIDDGSGPRLVGLNQANAARSTLNRAIERGYRLGLPGGNAAEQAVVGAIWRGDSAAVARASARYSPPMQLIGKLYRAKGGWKADWIFVDGGKVLSNWSTEQADARAAMAGGADGAADALMRRYAKRGSAAGPPGVYRVAFTNLNSSDDYIRLSGYLQRLAVVRKITPVRASAEMVEFDLDLISGLQGLRRMTEGGDVVEAQEGLEGQPPVYRLR, from the coding sequence ATGGTTCGCGCAATCCGCGTTTTTCTGGCCGTAACGCTGCTGCTGGCGAGCTCCGCCACCTTCGCCCAGCGCGTCGAGGGCGACCGGGCCAAGGCCGAGGGCGTGTACGCGGCCGAGGTGCCGGTCAACGGCCAGAGCGAGGCCGAGCGCAACGCCGGCTTCGCCCGCGCGCTGGCCCAGGTGCTGGGCAAGCTCTCCGGCGACCGCGGCGCGGCGTCGCGGCCGGGCGTGGGCCAGGAGCTGCGTCGGGCCAAGGACTACGTGGCCGGCTACGACTACCGCCAGGACGAGGGCGTGGGCCCGACCGGGGCGCCGACCTACCGCACCACCCTGGTGGTCAGCTTCGATCAGGCCCAGGTCGACGGCCTGGCCTCGGTGCTGGGCCTGCCGGTGTGGCCGACCCCGCGCCCCAAGCCGGTGCTGTGGCTGGCCATCGACGACGGCAGCGGCCCGCGCCTGGTCGGCCTGAACCAGGCCAACGCCGCCCGATCCACCCTGAACCGCGCGATCGAGCGCGGCTACCGCCTGGGCCTGCCCGGCGGCAACGCGGCCGAACAGGCCGTGGTCGGCGCGATCTGGCGCGGCGACAGCGCCGCGGTGGCGCGCGCTTCGGCGCGCTACAGCCCGCCCATGCAGCTGATCGGCAAGCTCTACCGGGCCAAGGGCGGCTGGAAGGCCGACTGGATCTTCGTCGACGGCGGCAAGGTGCTGTCGAATTGGTCCACCGAACAGGCCGACGCCCGCGCCGCCATGGCCGGGGGCGCCGACGGCGCCGCCGACGCGCTGATGCGCCGCTACGCCAAGCGCGGCAGCGCCGCCGGCCCGCCGGGCGTGTACCGGGTGGCGTTCACCAACCTCAACAGCAGCGACGACTACATCCGCCTGTCCGGCTACCTGCAGCGCCTGGCCGTGGTCCGCAAGATCACCCCGGTGCGCGCCAGCGCCGAGATGGTGGAGTTCGACCTGGACCTGATCTCCGGCCTGCAGGGCCTGCGCCGCATGACCGAAGGCGGCGACGTAGTCGAGGCGCAGGAAGGACTGGAAGGCCAGCCGCCGGTGTACCGGCTGCGCTGA